Genomic DNA from Bacterioplanes sanyensis:
ACCCACATCGCTCCAGCCGCTACTAAACCGCCCCAGTGTTTGCGCTGACGGCGTGCGCCACACCACTTCACCGGCTTTTTCCACCACCGCAAACAACCCTGAATCGCGGTTATTAAAACGCTGATTTTGCAGCCGCTCGGGCAACACCAACTGTTGATCACGCTCTTCGACCAAGGCCAGTAGATTGTAACTGTGTACCTGGATGCGTTGTTGCCAGTCCTGCAGCTGACCTTGGCGATACACGGCATCCAGCACGTAACCCACCGCCGCCATCAGCAGCAGTAAAAACAGCAAGGTAAACAGCAGCAAGCGGACCAGCAAAGATTGACGCATCAGTCGGCAAACCGATATCCACGGCCACGCAGCGTAGTGATCGGCGCAAAGCCATCCGCCACCGCCAGCTTGCGACGTAAACGCCCCACCAGCACTTCAATCACGTTGCTGTCACGGTCAAAGTCTTGCTCGTACAAATAATCTGTCAGCACCGTTTTCGACACCACTTCATTTCGGTGGCGCATCAAATACTCAAGAATGCGGTGTTCAAAAGCCGTCAGCTCCAACGGCTGCCCCTGCAGCACAAACTGCTGCGAGTTGAGATTTAAACTGAGCGGACCTGCCACCAATTCACTGCTGTACCCGCTGACACGACGAAGCAGCGCGCGCAAGCGCGCCTGCAATTCTTCAATGTGAAACGGTTTTTCCATGTAATCATCACCGCCCGCTTCCAAGCCATCCACTTTCGACTTCCAGCCACCACGGGCGGTAAGA
This window encodes:
- a CDS encoding response regulator transcription factor yields the protein MKVLIVEDDLALGEQLKQGLSATGADVSLATDGRDGLFQATELPYDVAVVDLGLPQLDGIELIRQLRASGSSLPVLILTARGGWKSKVDGLEAGGDDYMEKPFHIEELQARLRALLRRVSGYSSELVAGPLSLNLNSQQFVLQGQPLELTAFEHRILEYLMRHRNEVVSKTVLTDYLYEQDFDRDSNVIEVLVGRLRRKLAVADGFAPITTLRGRGYRFAD